In Carassius auratus strain Wakin chromosome 36, ASM336829v1, whole genome shotgun sequence, the following are encoded in one genomic region:
- the LOC113055001 gene encoding NEDD8-activating enzyme E1 catalytic subunit-like isoform X2: protein MAEGEEPMVVDGDGSDWQGQWDHVKKFLERAGPFTHPDFEPSTESLQFLLDTCKILVIGAGGLGCELLKDLALSGFRHIHVVDMDTIDISNLNRQFLFRPKDVGRPKAEVAADFVNDRVLGCNVVPHYKKIQDLDETFYRQFHIVVCGLDSVVARRWMNGMLLSLLIYEDGVLDPSSIVPLIDGGTEGFKGNARVILPGMTACIDCTLELYPPQINFPMCTIASMPRLPEHCVEYVRMLLWPKEKPFGDSVALDGDDPKHVQWVYQKSRDRAAEFSITGVTYRLTHGVVKRIIPAVASTNAVIAAACATEVFKIATSAYVPLNNYLVFNDVDGLYTYTFEAERKENCSACSQVPQDLQFLPSATLQEVLDYLTESASLQMKSPAITTTLDGKNKTLYLQTVASIKERTRPNLSRTLKELGLEDGQELAVADITTPQTLLFKLNFIS from the exons ATGGCGGAAGGAGAGGAGCC TATGGTTGTGGATGGAGATGGCAGTGACTGGCAGGGACAGTGGGACCATGTCAAAAAGTTCTTAGAGAGAGCAGGACCCTTCACTCATCCCGATTTTGAACCTAGCACTGAG TCTCTCCAGTTTTTACTGGACACATGCAAAATTCTGGTAATTGGAGCTGGTGGACTTGGTTGTGAGCTGCTCAAAGATCTG GCCTTGTCAGGTTTTCGGCATATTCATGTGGTGGACATGGACACCATTGATATCTCTAACCTCAACAGACAGTTCCTCTTCAG ACCAAAAGATGTGGGCCGACCAAAGGCGGAGGTTGCAGCAGACTTTGTAAATGACAGAGTCCTAGGCTGCAATGTTGTCCC ACATTACAAGAAGATCCAGGACTTGGATGAGACATTTTACAGGC aATTTCACATAGTGGTCTGTGGTCTGGACTCTGTTGTTGCCAGAAGATGGATGAACGGCATGCTG TTATCCCTGCTGATTTATGAAGATGGTGTCCTAGATCCCAGTTCCATTGTTCCTTTAATAGACGGAGGCACAGAGGGCTTCAAGGGCAATGCCCGAGTGATTCTTCCAGGCATGACAGCTTGCATCGATTGCACCCTGGAGCTCTACCCTCCACAG ATTAACTTTCCGATGTGCACTATAGCATCTATGCCGCGGTTACCAGAACATTGTGTTGAATATGTCCGCATGCTGCTTTGGCCCAAAGAGAAGCCTTTTGGAG ATAGTGTAGCCCTAGATGGAGACGACCCAAAGCATGTCCAGTGGGTGTACCAGAAATCTCGGGATAGAGCAGCAGAGTTCAGCATCACTGGGGTGACTTACAGACTCACCCACG GGGTCGTGAAGAGAATAATTCCTGCTGTGGCTTCTACAAATGCTGTTATTGCTG CTGCTTGTGCCACCGAAGTTTTTAAAATTGCCACAAG CGCATACGTTCCCTTGAACAACTACCTGGTGTTCAATGATGTGGATGGGCTGTACACGTACACCTTTGAGGCTGAGAGAAAG GAGAACTGTTCCGCCTGCAGTCAGGTGCCACAGGACCTACAGTTCCTGCCTTCAGCTACACTCCAGGAGGTTCTGGACTACTTGACTGAGAGCGCCTCTCT CCAAATGAAGTCTCCTGCCATCACCACAACTCTGGATGGAAAAAACAAAACTCTTTATTTACAG aCTGTAGCATCTATTAAAGAGAGAACGCGACCAAATCTAAGCAGAACACTGAAAG AGCTTGGACTAGAGGATGGACAGGAGCTGGCTGTGGCTGACATCACGACTCCTCAGACCTTACTCTTCAAGCTCAACTTCATCTCATAG
- the LOC113055001 gene encoding NEDD8-activating enzyme E1 catalytic subunit-like isoform X1, with protein sequence MAEGEEPEKKRRRIEELNENMVVDGDGSDWQGQWDHVKKFLERAGPFTHPDFEPSTESLQFLLDTCKILVIGAGGLGCELLKDLALSGFRHIHVVDMDTIDISNLNRQFLFRPKDVGRPKAEVAADFVNDRVLGCNVVPHYKKIQDLDETFYRQFHIVVCGLDSVVARRWMNGMLLSLLIYEDGVLDPSSIVPLIDGGTEGFKGNARVILPGMTACIDCTLELYPPQINFPMCTIASMPRLPEHCVEYVRMLLWPKEKPFGDSVALDGDDPKHVQWVYQKSRDRAAEFSITGVTYRLTHGVVKRIIPAVASTNAVIAAACATEVFKIATSAYVPLNNYLVFNDVDGLYTYTFEAERKENCSACSQVPQDLQFLPSATLQEVLDYLTESASLQMKSPAITTTLDGKNKTLYLQTVASIKERTRPNLSRTLKELGLEDGQELAVADITTPQTLLFKLNFIS encoded by the exons ATGGCGGAAGGAGAGGAGCC GGAGAAGAAAAGAAGGCGAATAGAGGAGCTGAATGAGAA TATGGTTGTGGATGGAGATGGCAGTGACTGGCAGGGACAGTGGGACCATGTCAAAAAGTTCTTAGAGAGAGCAGGACCCTTCACTCATCCCGATTTTGAACCTAGCACTGAG TCTCTCCAGTTTTTACTGGACACATGCAAAATTCTGGTAATTGGAGCTGGTGGACTTGGTTGTGAGCTGCTCAAAGATCTG GCCTTGTCAGGTTTTCGGCATATTCATGTGGTGGACATGGACACCATTGATATCTCTAACCTCAACAGACAGTTCCTCTTCAG ACCAAAAGATGTGGGCCGACCAAAGGCGGAGGTTGCAGCAGACTTTGTAAATGACAGAGTCCTAGGCTGCAATGTTGTCCC ACATTACAAGAAGATCCAGGACTTGGATGAGACATTTTACAGGC aATTTCACATAGTGGTCTGTGGTCTGGACTCTGTTGTTGCCAGAAGATGGATGAACGGCATGCTG TTATCCCTGCTGATTTATGAAGATGGTGTCCTAGATCCCAGTTCCATTGTTCCTTTAATAGACGGAGGCACAGAGGGCTTCAAGGGCAATGCCCGAGTGATTCTTCCAGGCATGACAGCTTGCATCGATTGCACCCTGGAGCTCTACCCTCCACAG ATTAACTTTCCGATGTGCACTATAGCATCTATGCCGCGGTTACCAGAACATTGTGTTGAATATGTCCGCATGCTGCTTTGGCCCAAAGAGAAGCCTTTTGGAG ATAGTGTAGCCCTAGATGGAGACGACCCAAAGCATGTCCAGTGGGTGTACCAGAAATCTCGGGATAGAGCAGCAGAGTTCAGCATCACTGGGGTGACTTACAGACTCACCCACG GGGTCGTGAAGAGAATAATTCCTGCTGTGGCTTCTACAAATGCTGTTATTGCTG CTGCTTGTGCCACCGAAGTTTTTAAAATTGCCACAAG CGCATACGTTCCCTTGAACAACTACCTGGTGTTCAATGATGTGGATGGGCTGTACACGTACACCTTTGAGGCTGAGAGAAAG GAGAACTGTTCCGCCTGCAGTCAGGTGCCACAGGACCTACAGTTCCTGCCTTCAGCTACACTCCAGGAGGTTCTGGACTACTTGACTGAGAGCGCCTCTCT CCAAATGAAGTCTCCTGCCATCACCACAACTCTGGATGGAAAAAACAAAACTCTTTATTTACAG aCTGTAGCATCTATTAAAGAGAGAACGCGACCAAATCTAAGCAGAACACTGAAAG AGCTTGGACTAGAGGATGGACAGGAGCTGGCTGTGGCTGACATCACGACTCCTCAGACCTTACTCTTCAAGCTCAACTTCATCTCATAG
- the LOC113055623 gene encoding twinfilin-2-like, whose product MSHQTGIHDLREFLVKARRGAVRLVKVVIRSEQLVLGAYKEVSQSWDQDYDVYVLPMLDGLEPCYILYRLDTQNQLGYEWLFISWSPDHSPVRLKMVYAATRATLKKEFGGSHLRDELFGTVQEDICFQGYLRHLSSSSTPAPLTTAEQQLHQIKITEDKVARDERRWIPTVSGQAKTEISVESKNPTLQGLAFPLQEEAKHALQQLKHKRINYIQLRLDTERETIELVHTSPTETKELPSRIPTDAPRYHFFLYKHTHQGQALEAVVFIYSMPGYSCSIKERMLYSSCKNRLLDEVERDYHIEIAKKMEIDSGECLTEDFLYEEVYPRQHALKQAFTKPKGPTGKRGNKRLIRGAGENGDES is encoded by the exons ATGTCGCACCAGACGGGTATCCATG ACTTAAGAGAGTTCCTGGTGAAGGCGAGGAGGGGAGCTGTCAGACTGGTGAAGGTTGTTATAAGGAGCG agcagCTGGTGTTGGGAGCTTACAAAGAGGTGTCTCAGAGCTGGGATCAGGACTATGATGTATATGTCCTGCCCATGCTGGACGGTCTAGAACCCTGTTATATCCTTTACCGCCTCGACACACAGAACCAACTGGGATATGAGTGGCTGTTTATCTCCTGGTCACCAGACCACTCACCA GTGAGGTTAAAGATGGTGTACGCTGCTACCCGAGCCACACTGAAGAAAGAGTTTGGTGGAAGTCACCTCAGAGATGAACTGTTTGGAACAGTCCAA GAAGACATCTGTTTCCAAGGTTATCTGCGACACCTGTCTTCCTCTTCCACCCCGGCCCCTCTCACTACTGCTGAGCAACAGCTCCATCAGATTAAAATAACAGAG GACAAAGTGGCACGG GATGAGCGAAGATGGATTCCCACTGTGAGCGGACAAGCAAAG ACAGAGATCAGCGTGGAGAGTAAAAATCCAACTTTGCAGGGTTTGGCATTTCCATTGCAAGAAGAGGCTAAACATGCTTTACAGCAGCTTAAACACAAACGCATCAACTACATCCAACTA AGGCTGGACACCGAGCGAGAGACAATTGAGCTGGTCCACACTAGTCCTACAGAGACCAAAGAGCTGCCAAGCAGAATCCCAACTGATGCCCCACGATACCACTTTTTCCTTTACAAACACACCCATCAAGGACAGGCACTGGAAGCTGTAG TTTTCATCTACTCCATGCCTGGGTATAGTTGTAGCATCAAAGAAAGGATGCTTTACTCCAGCTGTAAGAATCGACTGCTGGATGAGGTAGAGAGAGACTATCACATAGAGATCGCCAAAAAG ATGGAGATTGATAGTGGAGAGTGCCTGACAGAGGATTTCCTGTATGAAGAAGTTTACCCGAGGCAGCATGCTCTTAAACAAGCCTTCACCAAGCCAAAGGGCCCAACAGGGAAACGAGGGAACAAGCGTCTAATCCGAGGAGCTGGAGAGAATGGAGATGAGAGCTAG